In Clostridia bacterium, a genomic segment contains:
- a CDS encoding dihydroxy-acid dehydratase, with product MEHNYSQKWKKRGDRTGLIRNALLKSMGYTDRDIEKPIVGIINTWAETNPGHVHFRQLSEAIKRGVWAAGGFPLEVNTLSICEVFFDISSLVYRNLLSITTEELIERHPFDGVVLIGGCDKNVPAQLMAAVSANKPTIYVPGGAMLPGSYKGQTLACGTDSFYLYNDYTSGKISLEEMTKHEGCLYGSAGACPIMGTANTCQTVTEALGIALPDSASCLGVSAEKLRICEESGRQIVELIEKDIKCLDIINKKSIENAIRVLMAAGGSTNLIIHLIAIARRANIDLKLEDFEEISNNTPVLVNIKPHGTGTVGTDFHDAGGVASLMKVLEKSLHTECLTVTGKSVGENLKEANLPYNTEIIRTLDNPLNEKGGISVLFGNLAPKGAVIKRSAASPHLLKHRGPAKVFEDLEECQKYLLDENSDMTKDTVIILRGFGPVGAPGMPENGNYMPLPPKLNREGINDFVRITDSRMSGGCFGTQVLHVAPESAIGGPLAAVRDGDIIHLDVDNNLIEVEISEEEMTKRLAEFKPKTHDDIKRGFVRNFIDNVTQADEGCDLTYMQYKE from the coding sequence ATGGAACACAATTATTCACAAAAATGGAAAAAAAGAGGCGACCGGACAGGTCTTATAAGAAACGCTTTATTAAAATCTATGGGATACACCGACCGGGACATCGAAAAACCAATCGTAGGTATTATTAATACCTGGGCAGAAACCAATCCGGGACATGTGCATTTTCGTCAGCTTTCCGAAGCAATCAAGCGCGGTGTTTGGGCAGCAGGCGGATTTCCGCTTGAAGTAAATACCCTTTCAATCTGCGAGGTGTTTTTCGACATTTCAAGCCTTGTGTACAGAAATCTGCTTTCTATCACAACCGAAGAATTGATTGAGAGACACCCCTTTGACGGTGTGGTTCTAATCGGTGGCTGTGACAAAAACGTGCCTGCACAGCTTATGGCAGCGGTATCCGCAAATAAGCCTACCATTTATGTACCCGGCGGAGCAATGCTTCCGGGTAGTTATAAGGGCCAAACCCTTGCCTGCGGTACAGACAGTTTTTATCTCTATAACGACTACACTTCAGGCAAAATTTCTCTTGAAGAAATGACAAAGCACGAGGGTTGCCTGTATGGCAGTGCCGGTGCTTGCCCCATCATGGGCACCGCAAACACCTGCCAGACTGTTACAGAAGCTTTAGGCATCGCGCTTCCCGACTCCGCCTCTTGTCTTGGTGTTTCGGCAGAAAAACTCAGAATTTGCGAGGAATCGGGCAGACAGATTGTGGAACTGATTGAAAAAGATATTAAATGTCTGGATATTATAAACAAAAAATCCATTGAAAATGCCATTCGTGTTTTAATGGCGGCAGGTGGCTCTACAAACCTGATTATTCATTTAATCGCCATTGCACGCAGAGCCAATATTGACTTGAAATTAGAGGATTTTGAAGAAATCAGCAACAACACGCCCGTTCTTGTCAATATAAAACCGCACGGCACAGGCACGGTCGGCACAGATTTTCACGATGCAGGCGGTGTAGCTTCTCTTATGAAGGTACTGGAAAAAAGCTTACACACCGAATGTCTTACCGTAACCGGAAAAAGTGTAGGCGAAAATTTAAAAGAAGCAAATTTGCCTTACAATACTGAGATTATAAGAACCTTGGACAATCCGTTAAATGAAAAAGGCGGCATATCTGTTTTGTTCGGAAATCTTGCACCTAAGGGTGCTGTAATCAAGAGAAGTGCCGCAAGCCCGCATTTGCTAAAACACAGAGGTCCTGCAAAGGTGTTCGAGGATTTGGAAGAATGCCAGAAATATCTGTTGGATGAAAATTCAGATATGACAAAGGACACTGTAATTATTCTTCGGGGGTTCGGTCCCGTGGGTGCACCCGGCATGCCGGAAAACGGCAACTACATGCCGCTTCCGCCTAAGCTTAACCGCGAGGGTATAAACGATTTTGTACGCATCACAGACTCGAGAATGTCGGGTGGTTGCTTTGGAACACAGGTGCTCCATGTTGCACCCGAAAGTGCAATCGGCGGTCCTCTTGCGGCAGTCCGTGACGGTGACATTATTCACCTGGATGTGGATAACAACCTGATTGAAGTGGAAATCAGCGAGGAAGAAATGACAAAGCGACTTGCGGAATTCAAGCCCAAAACCCATGACGATATCAAGCGCGGATTTGTACGCAACTTTATAGACAATGTCACACAGGCAGACGAAGGCTGTGACCTTACATACATGCAATACAAAGAATAA
- a CDS encoding glycoside hydrolase family 3 protein: MKKVVPLKLEELSTRQKIGMCFNAHIYNFWKEEVRKENLETTLSLIKEHALGSVWLDPNYPNRNEVAKQIKDAADYPIIIMCDAESGFDEFKIGGHNSLACTGNPELAYQFGKNIAVAARKAGYNCLCNPVVDSIPNQNYVCAMTVRSLGWDKEEVAKYAMQIAKGMHDGGLLTVAKHYPSPDDKPEIDSHMAEGQSELTKEELLERNLYPYLKLNEAGLLDGIMTGHSRLCKIDPEYPASLSKKVIDIIREAGFDGFAITDALTMMGVVAKFGREKCRGMSIEAGNDIALTWGDTKPCFESMLKCYEEGIISDEALDRAARHVLEAQRKTMIPPKFAELTQEDVDTFNRINKEASFGYLDEGVAPSLSRDLKHQFVILVRSNVDIQSNDKISVDTLDKSWYRPDKIAEKLKADFPNSEVRFVHDYMASGQIYDTLEDSVDFDDTVFITSVESKAYIGKECFTSRVIATLEALQVTNRVEAVVHFGNPFPLEDLPHVKRILVGVSSTESVENTLDILAGRGELKGAPVYKLNLK; the protein is encoded by the coding sequence ATGAAAAAGGTAGTTCCGTTAAAGTTAGAAGAATTATCCACCCGCCAGAAAATAGGCATGTGCTTTAATGCGCATATTTATAATTTCTGGAAAGAGGAAGTCCGAAAAGAAAATTTGGAAACTACGCTGTCTTTAATTAAAGAGCATGCGTTAGGTTCTGTTTGGTTAGACCCCAATTATCCGAACCGTAATGAAGTTGCAAAACAAATTAAGGATGCTGCCGACTATCCGATTATTATTATGTGCGACGCAGAGTCGGGGTTTGACGAATTTAAAATCGGAGGTCACAACTCTTTAGCATGCACGGGAAACCCTGAATTGGCTTATCAGTTCGGTAAGAACATTGCGGTTGCCGCGAGAAAAGCAGGGTATAATTGTCTGTGTAATCCGGTTGTGGACTCAATTCCGAATCAAAATTATGTTTGCGCAATGACAGTTCGTTCGCTTGGCTGGGACAAAGAGGAAGTGGCAAAATATGCAATGCAGATTGCCAAAGGTATGCACGATGGCGGTTTGCTAACCGTTGCAAAGCATTATCCGAGTCCGGATGATAAACCTGAAATAGATAGTCATATGGCGGAAGGTCAAAGTGAGCTGACCAAAGAAGAGCTTCTGGAAAGAAACTTGTATCCTTATTTAAAATTGAACGAAGCAGGCTTGCTTGACGGTATCATGACAGGTCATTCCAGATTGTGCAAAATTGATCCGGAATATCCCGCAAGCTTATCTAAAAAGGTAATCGACATTATTCGTGAGGCAGGGTTTGATGGCTTTGCCATTACCGACGCGCTTACCATGATGGGTGTTGTTGCCAAATTCGGCAGAGAAAAGTGTCGCGGAATGAGTATTGAAGCAGGCAACGACATTGCGCTGACCTGGGGCGACACAAAACCTTGCTTTGAATCTATGCTTAAATGCTATGAAGAAGGCATTATTTCGGACGAAGCTTTGGACAGAGCGGCTCGCCATGTACTGGAAGCACAGCGCAAAACCATGATTCCTCCTAAATTTGCAGAGCTTACCCAAGAGGATGTTGATACCTTCAATCGTATCAATAAAGAGGCTTCTTTCGGATACTTGGATGAAGGGGTAGCACCTTCTCTTTCAAGAGACTTAAAGCATCAGTTCGTTATCCTTGTAAGAAGTAATGTAGATATTCAATCGAATGATAAAATTAGTGTAGACACATTAGACAAAAGCTGGTATCGTCCGGACAAAATTGCTGAGAAATTAAAGGCGGATTTCCCGAATTCCGAGGTTCGGTTTGTGCACGATTATATGGCATCCGGGCAAATCTATGATACGCTTGAAGATTCGGTTGATTTCGATGACACGGTGTTTATTACCAGTGTAGAATCAAAGGCATACATAGGAAAAGAATGCTTTACTTCCCGTGTTATTGCAACACTTGAGGCACTGCAGGTCACCAATCGGGTAGAGGCGGTAGTCCATTTCGGCAATCCGTTTCCGTTAGAAGATTTACCACATGTAAAACGCATTTTGGTGGGGGTATCTTCTACCGAAAGTGTAGAAAACACGCTGGACATTCTGGCAGGTCGTGGGGAATTGAAAGGCGCACCTGTTTATAAATTGAATTTGAAATGA